One stretch of Patagioenas fasciata isolate bPatFas1 chromosome 9, bPatFas1.hap1, whole genome shotgun sequence DNA includes these proteins:
- the LOC136105145 gene encoding PHD finger protein 7-like, giving the protein MGNRAGKSRKAPKNGEPACMLCHQAAANPDVCGHKLEADGLCAHEFCLFFANKLSQQGVEEVGLRGFLPEDIRHTINWAAQQHCFICGESGAAITCWETGCDRSFHLPCATDGECVTQFLFQYRSFCWEHSPKQTVEAAPEDDTTCLICLDLVGDRRSYSVMVCPACKHAWFHRGCIQGQAVRDGISRFQCPLCRDRDAFLSEMLTMGIRIPFRLPSWDSLAYGALSERHSRCDASECLCPGGRGQVDEEGPWQLLLCCSCASEGTHRGCSYLWNNTSSWECDSCAGLGTASSTSPELAGPTTPSQAEPGSPCSSPSHQASSRSSLPGPMRARDCSRWPRQASNPYHHPRRHHRSSRTPARRARSSTRSLGVPGPSHGSQPPETSSHSQLPSLACSSSPPLDNNSCSSPPGPMRARYHLRHQATNPYSQTGRRCRTIHAPSSSAGPEPPRPAQ; this is encoded by the exons ATGGGGAATAG ggcaggaaaaagcagaaaagctcCCAAGAACGGAGAG CCAGCCTGCATGCTGTGTCACCAGGCTGCAGCCAACCCAGACGTCTGTGGGCACAAACTGGAGGCAGACGGGCTTTGTGCCCATGAGTTCTGCCTG tttTTTGCCAACAAGCTTTCTCAGCAAGGTGTCGAGGAAGTCGGACTCAGGGGATTTCTTCCTGAGGATATTCGACATACAATCAACTGGGCAGCACAACAG CACTGCTTCATCTGTGGGGAGAGCGGGGCTGCCATCACCTGCTGGGAAACAGGCTGTGACCGCAGTTTTCATCTGCCCTGTGCCACGGACGGTGAATGTGTCACTCAGTTCCTTTTTCAGTACAG GTCCTTCTGCTGGGAACACAGCCCCAAGCAGACCGTGGAGGCCGCTCCAGAGGATGATACCACCTGCCTCATTTGTCTGGACCTTGTGGGGGACAGAAGGTCCTACAGCGTCATGGTGTGTCCAGCATGCAAACACGCCTGGTTTCACAGGGGCTGTATTCAG GGACAGGCTGTGCGTGATGGCATCTCTCGTTTCCAGTGCCCACTTTGCAGAGACAGGGATGCATTTCTCTCAGAAATGCTTACCATGGGAATCCGAATCCCCTTCAG ATTGCCATCATGGGACAGCCTGGCATATGGAGCACTAAGCGAGAGGCACAGCCGGTGTGATGCCAGTGAATGCCTTTGTCCTGGAGGCAGGGGGCAGGTAGATGAAGAGGG GCCTTGGCAACTGCTCCTGTGTTGCTCTTGTGCTTCTGAAGGTACCCACAGAGGCTGCTCCTATTTGTGGAACAACACGTCCAGCTGGGAGTGCGACAGCTGTGCTggcctgggcactg CCTCCAGTACCAGCCCAGAGCTCGCTGGCCCCACAACTCCCAGCCAGGCAGAACCGGGGTCCCCCTGCAGCTCTCCATCACACCAGGCCAGCAGCCGCTCAAGCCTCCCTGGGCCCATGCGGGCGCGAGACTGCTCCCGCTGGCCACGTCAGGCCAGCAATCCATACCACCATCCCAGAAGACACCACAGGAGCAGCCGCACTCCAGCACGAAGAGCTAGGAGCAGCACCCGCAGCCTGGGTGTGCCAGGGCCTTCCCACGGCTCACAGCCACCAGAGAccagcagccacagccagctgccatcACTGGCCTGCAGCAGCTCTCCACCACTTGACAACAAcagctgctccagccctcctGGGCCCATGCGAGCCCGTTACCACCTGCGACATCAGGCCACAAACCCTTACAGCCAGACTGGACGACGATGCAGGACCATCCATGCACCATCCTCGAGTGCTGGCCCTGAGCCCCCCCGACCAGCACAATAA